From a single Alkalihalophilus pseudofirmus genomic region:
- a CDS encoding 2-oxoacid:acceptor oxidoreductase subunit alpha, which translates to MRNQLSWKVGGQQGEGIESTGEIFATALNRLGYYLYGYRHFSSRIKGGHTNNKIRVSTTPLNSISDDLDILVAFDQETIDVNIHELREEGVVIADAKFNPVLPEGSVARLFAVPFTEIANDLGTSLMKNMVAVGASSAILGLEPDEYREVVEEIFLKKGQSIVDKNMEAIHAGAAHFKEEADGNLPNLQLEKADGKKRMFMIGNDAIGMGAVAAGSRFMAAYPITPASEIMEYMIKKLPEFGGTVIQTEDEIAACTMAIGANYAGVRSFTASAGPGLSLMAEAIGLSGMTETPLVIMDTQRGGPSTGLPTKQEQSDLMAMIYSTHGDIPKIVIAPSSVEEAFYDTVEAFNLAEEYQCPVILVTDLALSLGKQTVEPLDFNRVEIRRGKLDLAAELPERENSAYFKRYEVTEDGISPRVIPGMKNGVHHVTGVEHDETGKPSESPENRKAQMDKRMRKVNNLPKQFKDPLFVDAKHDEADLLVIGVNSTRGTIQEAMPRLEADGVKVNHAQVRLLHPFPADELKPLIDRAKKVVVVENNATAQLATIIKMNIGTDKIQNLLKYDGNPFLPNELHQSCKELV; encoded by the coding sequence ATGAGAAACCAATTGTCTTGGAAAGTTGGAGGGCAGCAGGGTGAAGGTATTGAAAGTACCGGTGAAATCTTTGCAACAGCACTTAACCGTTTAGGGTACTATTTATATGGATATCGTCACTTTTCATCACGTATAAAAGGTGGTCACACAAATAATAAAATCCGCGTTAGTACGACACCGCTGAATTCAATTTCAGATGACTTAGATATTCTTGTAGCATTTGACCAAGAAACGATAGATGTCAATATTCATGAGCTTCGTGAGGAAGGCGTCGTTATTGCAGATGCTAAATTTAACCCAGTGCTGCCTGAAGGAAGTGTAGCTCGTTTATTCGCTGTTCCTTTTACAGAAATTGCAAATGACCTAGGTACTTCATTAATGAAGAACATGGTTGCTGTTGGGGCTTCTAGTGCAATTTTAGGATTAGAGCCAGATGAATACCGTGAAGTTGTAGAAGAAATCTTTTTGAAAAAAGGCCAATCCATTGTTGATAAAAACATGGAAGCAATTCATGCAGGAGCGGCTCATTTTAAAGAAGAAGCAGATGGAAACCTGCCAAACTTACAACTGGAAAAAGCTGATGGAAAAAAACGCATGTTTATGATTGGTAACGATGCTATTGGTATGGGTGCGGTAGCTGCAGGAAGCCGATTTATGGCTGCTTACCCGATTACACCAGCATCAGAAATTATGGAATATATGATCAAAAAGCTCCCTGAATTTGGCGGAACGGTGATTCAAACTGAAGATGAGATCGCAGCTTGTACAATGGCGATCGGTGCAAACTATGCCGGTGTACGTTCATTTACAGCCTCTGCAGGTCCTGGTCTTTCCTTAATGGCTGAAGCGATCGGCTTATCAGGTATGACTGAAACCCCGCTTGTGATTATGGATACACAGCGTGGAGGCCCTAGTACAGGACTTCCAACGAAACAAGAGCAGTCTGATTTAATGGCGATGATCTACAGCACTCATGGAGATATTCCTAAAATTGTTATCGCTCCAAGCTCGGTAGAAGAAGCTTTCTATGATACAGTAGAAGCATTTAATTTAGCCGAAGAATATCAATGCCCAGTAATCCTGGTTACTGATTTAGCTTTGTCCCTTGGGAAACAAACGGTTGAACCTCTTGATTTTAATCGAGTGGAGATCCGCCGCGGCAAACTAGATCTTGCAGCAGAGCTTCCTGAGAGAGAAAATAGTGCGTACTTTAAGCGTTATGAAGTAACAGAAGACGGCATCTCACCACGTGTGATTCCAGGGATGAAAAATGGGGTGCATCATGTAACGGGTGTTGAACATGATGAGACAGGAAAACCATCAGAAAGTCCAGAAAATCGTAAAGCGCAAATGGATAAACGTATGCGCAAAGTGAATAATCTGCCAAAACAGTTTAAAGATCCATTATTTGTAGATGCCAAGCATGACGAGGCAGATTTGTTAGTAATCGGTGTTAACTCAACCCGCGGAACGATTCAAGAAGCAATGCCGCGTCTTGAAGCTGACGGAGTAAAAGTAAACCATGCTCAAGTGCGTCTCTTGCACCCGTTCCCAGCAGATGAACTAAAGCCTTTGATTGATCGCGCTAAAAAAGTCGTTGTAGTAGAGAATAATGCGACAGCTCAGCTTGCTACGATTATTAAGATGAATATCGGAACGGACAAAATTCAAAATCTATTAAAATATGATGGAAATCCATTCTTGCCGAATGAATTACATCAATCATGCAAGGAGTTGGTCTAA
- a CDS encoding 2-oxoacid:ferredoxin oxidoreductase subunit beta, with amino-acid sequence MATFKEFRNKIKPNWCPGCGDFSVQAAIQRAAANVGLEPDNLAVVSGIGCSGRISGYINAYGLHGVHGRALPIAQGVKMANKDLTVIASGGDGDGFAIGMGHTIHAIRRNIDVTYIVMDNQIYGLTKGQTSPRSDVGFKTKSTPNGSVESALNVMEMALTAGATFVAQSFSSDLKELTSLIEQGINHKGFSLINVFSPCVTFNKVNTYDWFKQNITKLSDVEEYDASNRMTAMQTLMQHNGLVTGLIYQNSQQPSYQELLDGYSDQPLAAQDLALDEEKFNKMMAEFM; translated from the coding sequence ATGGCGACATTTAAAGAGTTTCGTAACAAAATAAAGCCAAACTGGTGCCCAGGTTGTGGAGACTTTTCTGTTCAAGCAGCGATTCAACGGGCGGCAGCAAATGTCGGCTTAGAGCCAGATAACCTTGCTGTAGTATCAGGGATCGGATGTTCAGGACGTATTTCAGGCTATATTAATGCATATGGTCTTCATGGGGTCCATGGCCGTGCCTTGCCGATTGCTCAAGGAGTAAAGATGGCTAATAAGGACTTAACGGTTATTGCATCCGGCGGTGACGGAGATGGATTCGCAATTGGGATGGGACACACGATCCATGCAATCCGCCGTAATATTGACGTGACCTATATCGTCATGGATAACCAAATTTACGGTCTAACAAAAGGCCAGACGTCTCCTCGTAGTGATGTCGGATTTAAAACAAAGAGTACACCAAACGGTTCTGTTGAATCAGCTCTTAATGTTATGGAAATGGCTCTTACAGCAGGTGCTACGTTTGTGGCGCAAAGCTTCTCAAGTGATCTTAAAGAACTAACGTCATTAATTGAGCAAGGAATCAACCATAAGGGCTTCTCTTTAATTAACGTTTTCAGTCCATGTGTGACATTTAACAAGGTGAATACGTATGATTGGTTTAAACAAAATATCACGAAGTTAAGCGATGTGGAAGAGTATGATGCATCTAACCGTATGACTGCAATGCAGACGCTGATGCAGCATAATGGATTAGTAACAGGGTTAATCTATCAAAATAGTCAACAGCCTTCATACCAAGAGCTTCTAGATGGCTATTCAGACCAGCCATTAGCTGCTCAGGACCTCGCTTTAGATGAAGAGAAATTCAATAAAATGATGGCTGAATTTATGTAA
- a CDS encoding stage V sporulation protein S, translating into MEVLKVSAKSTPNSVAGALAGVIREKGSAEIQAIGAGALNQSIKAIAIARGFVAPSGIDLVCIPAFTDIQIDGEERTAIKLIIEPR; encoded by the coding sequence ATGGAAGTATTAAAAGTTTCAGCAAAATCTACACCAAATTCTGTAGCTGGCGCTCTAGCCGGTGTTATCCGTGAAAAAGGGTCTGCAGAAATTCAAGCAATTGGAGCAGGAGCTCTCAACCAATCGATTAAAGCTATTGCGATTGCTAGAGGGTTTGTTGCACCAAGCGGCATTGATTTAGTATGCATTCCAGCTTTTACGGATATTCAAATTGATGGAGAAGAACGGACAGCCATTAAGCTTATTATTGAACCGAGATAG
- a CDS encoding TIGR00282 family metallophosphoesterase: protein MRILFIGDVYGAPGRKMIDEYVPKLKQHYKPAVTIINGENAASGRGITEKIYKGFLSAGAQAVTLGNHAWDNKGIFEFIDHAKTLVRPANFPAGTPGAGYTMVKINQLEVAVVNLMGRTFMQPTDCPFKKADEIIEEVSKRTPFIFVDFHAEATSEKQAMGWYLDGRVTAVVGTHTHVQTADNRVLPKGTAFMCDVGMTGPYDGVLGVDKEAVLYKFLTSMPVRFEVAEGREQLSGVVIDADPKTGLATSIERILINEDHPFYQ from the coding sequence ATGAGAATTTTATTTATAGGTGATGTATACGGTGCACCAGGCCGTAAAATGATTGATGAATATGTACCGAAATTAAAACAGCATTACAAGCCGGCTGTTACAATTATTAACGGGGAAAATGCGGCATCCGGTCGAGGAATTACAGAAAAGATTTACAAAGGATTTCTATCAGCAGGTGCCCAAGCCGTTACACTCGGTAATCATGCTTGGGATAATAAAGGAATTTTTGAATTTATCGATCATGCGAAGACACTTGTACGTCCTGCGAATTTTCCGGCAGGCACACCTGGTGCAGGTTATACGATGGTTAAGATTAATCAATTAGAAGTCGCAGTTGTAAATCTTATGGGCAGAACATTTATGCAGCCAACGGATTGTCCATTTAAAAAAGCTGATGAGATCATTGAAGAAGTGTCCAAACGAACGCCATTCATTTTTGTGGATTTTCATGCAGAAGCAACGAGTGAAAAGCAGGCAATGGGCTGGTATTTAGATGGTAGAGTAACTGCTGTTGTAGGGACCCATACACATGTCCAAACTGCAGATAATCGAGTGTTGCCAAAAGGAACGGCCTTCATGTGTGATGTAGGGATGACAGGGCCTTATGATGGCGTACTCGGCGTAGATAAGGAAGCTGTTCTTTATAAATTTTTAACGTCTATGCCTGTTAGGTTTGAAGTTGCTGAAGGAAGGGAACAATTAAGTGGAGTGGTGATTGATGCAGATCCAAAAACTGGTCTCGCAACATCTATCGAGCGAATACTCATAAATGAGGATCACCCATTTTATCAATAA